A part of Thiomicrorhabdus sediminis genomic DNA contains:
- the uvrD gene encoding DNA helicase II: MDISHIINDLNDAQRDAVTAEDTHALILAGAGSGKTRVLVHRIAWLTQVMGYSPYNVLAVTFTNKAANEMRGRIEQLIGAQANGLTMGTFHGIAYRVLRQHYKEVNLPQDFQILDSDDQKRVIKRLLKAMEMDEAQWPHKQIQAFINGEKEEGRRPHHIDIGHNPFVAKMVEVYKAYEEQCQRSGLVDFAELLLRAHELWLKNPIVLAHYQARFKHILVDEFQDTNSLQYAWLRVLAGGSGKLFVVGDDDQSIYGWRGAKVENIRQFGEDFANVKMVRLEQNYRSTETILKAANGLIANNSSRMGKELWSAGDAGEPIKVYEAFNEMDEARYVCNQIEHWCENGGARNEIAILYRSNAQSRILEQALMQAQIPYRVYGGLRFYDRAEIKDVLGYLRLLLNRDDDAAFERAYNHPPRGIGQKTADSIRQVAKEQQISLWQAAQLMVDNRLSARAKTAVQQFLDLIDAMAEQTEEMDLQDQVIKVVSQSGLQAHFEKDKSEQGQGRLENIDELINAASQFKSMQQQQTPDMQSEAQAFAESLSDDTDDANLQTLLQPQYDNPLSEFLAQAALEAGEQQADEWESSVQLMTMHAAKGLEFPLVFMIGVEEGLFPSQQSYEDALRLEEERRLAYVGITRAEQRLMITYASRRRLHGKEFFPAPSRFIKEIPQDCLEHVRLAGSVTSGFSSGFADSYAQTDDWGAANLNETGFNTGQPVFHQKFGEGTVLATEGSGDHARIQVNFKHAGSKWLVLAYANLQAL, translated from the coding sequence ATGGATATTTCACACATTATTAACGACCTTAACGATGCACAGCGCGATGCGGTGACCGCCGAGGATACGCATGCCTTGATTCTTGCCGGCGCCGGCAGTGGTAAAACCCGTGTGCTGGTGCATCGCATTGCCTGGTTGACTCAGGTAATGGGTTATTCGCCTTATAATGTTTTGGCGGTAACCTTTACCAATAAGGCCGCCAATGAGATGCGTGGTCGTATCGAGCAGCTTATCGGCGCTCAGGCAAATGGTTTGACCATGGGAACTTTTCACGGTATCGCTTACCGAGTGCTGCGTCAGCATTATAAAGAGGTCAATCTGCCGCAGGATTTCCAAATTCTCGATTCGGATGATCAAAAGCGCGTGATCAAGCGTCTTTTAAAAGCGATGGAGATGGATGAGGCGCAGTGGCCGCATAAACAGATCCAAGCTTTTATTAATGGTGAAAAAGAAGAAGGCCGCCGTCCGCATCATATCGATATCGGTCACAACCCGTTTGTCGCCAAAATGGTCGAAGTCTATAAGGCCTATGAAGAACAGTGTCAGCGCTCCGGTCTGGTCGATTTTGCCGAGCTGTTATTGCGTGCTCATGAATTGTGGTTAAAAAATCCGATAGTGTTGGCGCATTATCAGGCGCGTTTCAAACATATTCTGGTCGATGAGTTTCAAGATACCAATAGCCTGCAATATGCCTGGTTGCGCGTGTTGGCCGGTGGCAGCGGCAAGCTGTTTGTGGTCGGTGATGACGATCAGTCGATTTACGGCTGGCGTGGCGCCAAGGTGGAGAATATCCGCCAGTTCGGTGAAGATTTCGCCAATGTCAAAATGGTACGTCTGGAGCAGAACTATCGTTCCACCGAAACGATTTTGAAAGCGGCAAACGGCTTGATCGCCAATAACAGTTCACGAATGGGCAAGGAACTTTGGAGTGCCGGTGATGCTGGAGAGCCAATCAAGGTCTATGAAGCTTTCAATGAAATGGACGAAGCGCGTTATGTCTGTAACCAGATTGAGCATTGGTGTGAAAACGGCGGCGCGCGGAATGAGATAGCGATTCTCTATCGCTCCAATGCGCAGTCGCGAATTCTGGAACAAGCATTGATGCAAGCACAGATTCCGTATCGTGTTTATGGCGGGTTGCGTTTCTATGACCGTGCCGAAATCAAGGATGTTTTAGGTTATTTGAGATTATTATTGAACCGTGATGACGATGCCGCCTTTGAACGGGCCTATAACCACCCGCCGCGAGGCATCGGCCAAAAAACCGCCGACAGTATTCGTCAGGTCGCCAAAGAGCAGCAGATTTCACTCTGGCAAGCGGCTCAATTGATGGTCGATAACAGACTGAGCGCAAGAGCCAAAACCGCGGTGCAGCAGTTTTTGGATTTGATTGATGCGATGGCCGAGCAGACGGAAGAGATGGATTTGCAGGATCAGGTCATCAAGGTGGTTTCGCAATCCGGCTTACAGGCACACTTTGAAAAAGATAAATCGGAACAAGGCCAAGGCCGTCTGGAAAACATTGATGAATTGATTAATGCCGCGAGCCAGTTTAAATCGATGCAACAGCAGCAGACGCCGGATATGCAATCCGAGGCGCAAGCCTTTGCCGAGTCTTTGAGTGACGACACCGATGATGCCAATTTGCAAACGTTATTACAGCCGCAGTATGACAATCCACTCAGTGAATTTCTAGCCCAGGCGGCATTAGAAGCGGGTGAACAGCAAGCGGATGAATGGGAATCATCGGTACAATTGATGACCATGCACGCCGCTAAAGGTCTGGAGTTTCCATTGGTCTTTATGATCGGTGTCGAAGAAGGCTTGTTTCCGTCCCAGCAGTCTTATGAAGATGCTTTGCGTCTCGAAGAAGAGCGTCGCCTTGCCTATGTCGGCATTACCCGTGCCGAACAGCGTTTGATGATCACCTATGCGAGTCGACGCCGTTTGCATGGTAAAGAGTTCTTTCCGGCGCCATCGCGCTTTATCAAAGAGATTCCGCAAGATTGTCTTGAGCATGTGCGTCTGGCCGGTTCCGTCACCAGTGGTTTTTCAAGCGGTTTTGCCGATAGTTATGCGCAGACCGATGACTGGGGGGCGGCGAATTTGAATGAAACCGGTTTTAATACCGGGCAGCCGGTATTTCATCAAAAATTTGGTGAAGGCACGGTGCTGGCCACCGAAGGCAGTGGCGACCATGCGCGCATTCAGGTTAATTTTAAACATGCCGGCAGTAAGTGGCTGGTATTGGCTTACGCCAATTTACAGGCTTTATAA
- the trxA gene encoding thioredoxin TrxA, which yields MISTSDSNFEAEVLQSDIPVLVDFWAEWCGPCKMIAPILEDITSEYEGRVKVAKLNIDENPSTPPKYGVRGIPTLMLFKNGEVDATQVGALSKSQLTAFLDDNL from the coding sequence ATGATTTCAACAAGTGATTCAAATTTTGAAGCTGAAGTTTTACAGTCGGACATTCCTGTGCTAGTGGATTTTTGGGCAGAATGGTGTGGACCTTGTAAAATGATTGCGCCAATTTTGGAAGACATCACCAGTGAATATGAAGGTCGTGTAAAAGTCGCAAAATTAAATATCGACGAAAACCCTTCTACACCTCCTAAGTATGGTGTTCGTGGTATCCCGACATTAATGTTGTTCAAAAACGGTGAAGTTGATGCCACTCAAGTTGGTGCGCTATCTAAGTCTCAGTTAACCGCATTCTTAGACGATAACCTATAA
- the rho gene encoding transcription termination factor Rho, producing MHLLDLKKQSAAKLLDLASSMGLDNLARLRKQDIIFAILKAHSKQGEDIYGEGVLEILPDGFGFLRSSDGSYLAGPDDLYVSPSQIRRFGLRTGDTIQGKIRPPKEGERYFALLKVEKINFEDPEVARKKIAFENLTPLHAQDRLKMELGNGSTEDITARIIDIASPFGKGQRGLIVAPPKSGKTVILQQMAQSIAENYPEAHLIVLLIDERPEEVTEMERTVKGEVISSTFDEPAARHVQVAEMVIEKAKRLTEHKKDVIILLDSITRLARAYNTVTPASGKILSGGVDANALHRPKRFFGAARNIEEGGSLTIIATALVETGSKMDEVIFEEFKGTGNMELHLSRNIAEKRTFPAINLTKSGTRKEELLMPPDELQNVWILRRFLGAMNEIEAIETLIDQMKVSKTNDALFEAMKR from the coding sequence ATGCATCTACTCGATTTAAAAAAACAATCTGCAGCCAAGCTTCTTGATTTAGCTTCCAGTATGGGGCTAGACAACCTTGCACGTCTGCGTAAACAAGACATTATCTTCGCTATTTTAAAAGCGCACTCTAAACAGGGTGAAGACATTTATGGCGAAGGTGTATTGGAAATCCTGCCTGACGGCTTCGGTTTCTTGCGTTCTTCCGACGGCTCCTATCTTGCCGGACCGGATGATCTTTATGTTTCACCTAGCCAGATCCGTCGTTTCGGTTTGCGCACCGGTGATACCATTCAAGGTAAAATCCGTCCGCCAAAAGAAGGCGAACGTTATTTCGCGTTATTGAAAGTTGAGAAGATCAACTTTGAAGACCCTGAAGTGGCGCGTAAAAAGATTGCTTTTGAGAACTTGACGCCTCTACATGCGCAAGATCGTTTGAAAATGGAACTGGGTAACGGCAGCACCGAAGATATTACTGCACGTATTATCGACATCGCCTCGCCATTCGGTAAAGGTCAACGTGGTTTGATCGTGGCGCCGCCAAAATCCGGTAAAACCGTGATTTTGCAGCAGATGGCACAGTCAATTGCGGAAAACTATCCGGAAGCGCACTTAATCGTATTGCTAATCGATGAGCGTCCGGAAGAAGTGACCGAAATGGAACGTACCGTTAAGGGTGAAGTGATTTCATCGACCTTCGACGAGCCGGCGGCACGTCACGTTCAGGTTGCTGAAATGGTGATCGAAAAAGCCAAACGCCTGACCGAGCACAAGAAAGATGTCATTATCCTGTTAGACTCGATTACCCGTCTGGCACGTGCTTACAATACGGTAACGCCTGCATCCGGTAAGATTCTATCAGGAGGTGTTGATGCCAACGCGCTGCACCGTCCTAAGCGTTTCTTCGGTGCTGCACGTAATATCGAAGAAGGTGGTTCCTTGACCATTATTGCGACCGCTCTGGTTGAAACCGGTTCCAAAATGGATGAGGTTATCTTCGAAGAATTCAAAGGTACCGGTAATATGGAACTGCACTTGTCGCGTAATATTGCCGAGAAGCGCACCTTCCCAGCGATTAACCTGACCAAGTCCGGTACTCGTAAGGAAGAGCTGTTAATGCCGCCTGATGAATTACAGAACGTTTGGATTTTACGTCGTTTCCTAGGCGCGATGAACGAAATCGAAGCGATTGAAACCCTGATTGACCAGATGAAAGTATCGAAAACCAATGATGCTTTGTTTGAAGCAATGAAACGCTAA
- a CDS encoding type B 50S ribosomal protein L31 gives MKADIHPEYKEVVFQDISTGETFLTRSTIEKTSGDTITLDGKDYPLVRVEVSSASHPFFTGKQTLVDTEGRVEKFKQKYARR, from the coding sequence ATGAAAGCAGATATTCATCCAGAGTACAAAGAAGTAGTTTTCCAGGATATTTCAACTGGTGAAACATTCCTAACTCGCTCTACAATTGAAAAGACTTCTGGCGACACAATCACTCTAGACGGTAAAGACTACCCACTAGTTCGTGTTGAAGTTTCTAGCGCTTCTCACCCATTCTTCACAGGTAAGCAAACTCTTGTGGATACAGAAGGGCGCGTTGAGAAATTCAAGCAGAAGTACGCTCGTCGTTAA
- a CDS encoding thermonuclease family protein produces the protein MKRHAVKLFILLTLVLSQHAKAATEDSCRADKIDLWAKAEYALSGDTIVIQNKRVRLIGLYAPQKERKQKFHTPGEPLADQAQLHLNKLLANNDLQVGIQYDTTKVDNRYRQLVHLFFKDGTSVQQKMLESGFAINRTQYNNLKYADCYYQAEKTARQGEYQLWDLLAKNPERHFPLAESADLTKDDEGYRIIRGKIVKVDKSATNYILNMDTTGIRVAKKHWQNFDYKQLQSLLGQTIEVRGYTYLYKGSMYMMIEHPYAIDVLSPIGQFKR, from the coding sequence ATGAAACGACACGCTGTTAAGTTATTTATTTTACTGACGTTAGTCCTTAGCCAGCATGCAAAAGCGGCAACGGAGGATAGCTGTCGTGCCGACAAAATAGATCTGTGGGCCAAAGCCGAGTACGCCTTAAGCGGCGATACCATCGTCATCCAAAACAAACGTGTCCGTTTAATCGGTTTATATGCACCGCAAAAAGAGCGCAAACAGAAATTCCATACCCCGGGCGAACCGTTGGCGGATCAGGCACAACTGCATTTGAACAAGCTACTGGCGAATAATGATTTGCAGGTCGGCATACAATACGACACTACCAAGGTCGATAATCGTTACCGCCAACTGGTACATCTGTTTTTCAAAGACGGCACCAGTGTGCAGCAAAAAATGCTCGAAAGTGGCTTTGCCATCAACCGCACCCAATATAACAACCTAAAATATGCCGACTGTTATTACCAAGCCGAGAAAACCGCACGCCAAGGCGAATATCAATTATGGGATCTATTGGCGAAAAACCCCGAACGCCATTTTCCTCTTGCCGAAAGTGCTGATTTAACGAAGGATGACGAAGGTTATCGTATTATCCGCGGCAAAATCGTCAAGGTCGATAAAAGTGCCACCAACTATATCCTCAATATGGATACCACTGGCATCCGTGTGGCGAAAAAGCATTGGCAAAATTTCGACTACAAGCAACTGCAATCCCTACTTGGCCAAACCATTGAAGTCAGAGGTTATACCTATCTCTATAAAGGCTCGATGTATATGATGATCGAGCACCCTTATGCAATCGATGTCCTAAGCCCGATTGGCCAGTTTAAGCGCTGA
- the hemE gene encoding uroporphyrinogen decarboxylase, whose protein sequence is MAELQNDRFLRALLKQPVDRTPVWMMRQAGRYLPEYRATRKQAGSFMDLCRNKELACEVTLQPLERYPLDAAILFSDILTIPDAMGLGLRFATGEGPIFDNPVRSLADAKKLYVPDMASDLGYVMDAVSTIRTNLNGRVPLIGFSGSPWTLATYMVEGGSSKTYSIIKAMMYDEPATLHHILDVLADSVIAYLNAQIQAGAQAVQIFDTWGGVLTPRDYKEFSLNYMHKIVDGLIREYDGRKVPVILFTKGGGQWLEAMAETGCDALGLDWTTDIDVARARVGDKVALQGNMDPSILYASPERIRQEVATILEKFGKGSGHVFNLGHGIHPEVNPEHAGAFIRAVTELSGKYHQ, encoded by the coding sequence ATGGCAGAACTACAAAACGATCGCTTTTTACGCGCTTTATTAAAACAACCTGTTGACCGCACACCGGTTTGGATGATGCGTCAAGCAGGGCGTTATCTGCCAGAATACCGTGCAACTCGCAAACAGGCCGGCTCTTTTATGGATCTATGCCGCAATAAGGAGCTGGCTTGCGAAGTGACCCTGCAGCCATTGGAGCGCTACCCACTGGATGCTGCGATTCTGTTCTCTGATATTTTGACTATTCCTGATGCGATGGGATTAGGTCTTCGTTTTGCCACAGGCGAAGGACCAATCTTCGATAACCCGGTTCGCAGCTTGGCCGATGCCAAAAAACTCTATGTACCGGATATGGCGTCAGATTTGGGTTATGTAATGGATGCCGTAAGCACTATCCGTACAAACCTGAACGGTCGCGTGCCGCTAATCGGTTTCTCGGGCAGCCCGTGGACTTTGGCGACCTATATGGTTGAAGGCGGATCAAGTAAGACCTATTCGATCATCAAAGCGATGATGTACGATGAGCCTGCCACCCTTCACCACATCCTTGATGTATTGGCCGATTCGGTCATCGCCTACCTGAACGCGCAAATCCAAGCCGGTGCGCAAGCGGTGCAGATTTTCGACACCTGGGGCGGCGTCTTGACACCTCGTGACTATAAAGAGTTCTCGCTGAACTATATGCACAAGATTGTCGATGGTCTGATTCGTGAATATGACGGTCGTAAGGTACCGGTAATATTGTTCACCAAAGGTGGAGGTCAATGGCTTGAAGCCATGGCCGAAACCGGCTGTGATGCTTTAGGTTTGGACTGGACCACAGACATTGATGTTGCCCGCGCTCGTGTTGGCGATAAGGTCGCATTGCAAGGTAATATGGATCCTAGCATTTTGTATGCATCGCCGGAACGCATCCGTCAAGAGGTGGCGACCATTCTGGAGAAATTCGGCAAGGGTTCAGGCCACGTATTCAACTTAGGTCACGGTATCCACCCGGAGGTCAATCCGGAACATGCCGGAGCCTTTATCCGTGCGGTCACCGAACTGAGTGGTAAATATCACCAGTAG